In one window of Gossypium arboreum isolate Shixiya-1 chromosome 4, ASM2569848v2, whole genome shotgun sequence DNA:
- the LOC108460635 gene encoding polyadenylation and cleavage factor homolog 4 yields MENPRRSFDRSREPGLKKPRLTEDLTPNPNIRHFSQRTNPVGPASGLRFRSNDSDTNDLTRGDGGAYEPQPVSHQQQHHQQQELVSQYKTALAELTFNSKPIITNLTIIAGENVHAAKAVAATVCANILEVPSDQKLPSLYLLDSIVKNIGRDYIKCFAARLPEVFCKAYRQVDAPLHQSMRHLFGTWKGVFPLQTLQVIEKELGFTPLVNGSSSGNTTSRMDTLSQRPPQSIHVNPKYLEKQRLQQSSRAKGMVNDMAGTLANSKEESERPDRGRSIAGLSYGDHSVKMNTPGIEVRRTRGNVTDQGLDAPWFGATSSITETIPGQRNGFNIKPGSLNYSASKSVNADPRLQVTHNISGRNSSGLSSSWKNSEEEEFMWEMHSRLSEHDAANFSNNLRRDRWTPDVSEKMDFESQLHRPQSIHDAGSRFDRDTSADALSTEQDKTSFGRQISTACTDGLPAMSSRRTESYSATVGGLPTGASSSLTSIGMRPQTNSSRLGASGVEILTNVASGSTGTSGKQRFQPMGTASPPEQSPMRQHSPSPSFPARHPHQQLQKLTDPDYQQAVSLLPADLKPSNFSVKLNVGSHRRSPHTSASLHPSLRSHLSQPPQPDSVQAEPSGQTQKPLPSQISKVEAASTLGSALEHSNPLAIQSSELSSTSNLLAAVMKCGILSSTSFTGSLPTKISQDGGQISQPSVPNRPPAVLTTSGLMLDSAISSGSATHDSIAATPNSSREKVEQLPLPPGPPPSSLVSNAPSPTSDVESKDTNPISNLLSSLVAKGLISAAKKGAASLPMPIQIQKSPGIERPTESLNKNSDIQSSSDAPRSSTMDEIPHAEPAPKCSVASHQFTSTEVESFIGLELRPDVIREFHSSVISGLLDDLPHCCSLCGLRLKLQGRLDRHLEWHEMKKTESRGSGRALRGWYPKLDDWLAGKPGQLVFGSTGSLNKLEKTTEKAELMVPADENQCACLLCGELFEDYFSLNRGEWMFKGAAYLAIPSKEGGVGTTDGCAAYSPIVHVNCMSESSVLDLGLSGDIKVEMEE; encoded by the exons ATGGAGAATCCGCGTAGATCATTTGATAGGTCCAGAGAACCTGGTTTGAAAAAACCACGGTTAACTGAAGACCTCACTCCGAACCCTAATATCCGGCATTTTTCTCAACGAACGAACCCAGTTGGTCCCGCCTCTGGTTTGAGATTCCGGTCCAATGATTCCGACACCAATGATTTGACCCGTGGCGACGGTGGAGCTTACGAGCCACAACCAGTGTCACATCAGCAGCAACACCACCAGCAGCAAGAGTTAGTTAGCCAGTATAAGACGGCGTTAGCTGAGCTCACTTTTAACTCGAAACCAATTATTACTAACTTGACAATAATCGCTGGCGAGAATGTTCATGCCGCCAAGGCCGTTGCTGCAACTGTCTGCGCTAATATTCTTGAG GTTCCCAGTGACCAAAAGCTGCCATCACTCTATCTTTTAGATAGTATTGTAAAGAATATTGGGAGAGACTACATTAAATGTTTTGCTGCCAGATTACCTGAG GTGTTCTGCAAAGCATATAGACAAGTTGATGCTCCCTTGCATCAGAGTATGCGACATCTTTTTGGAACCTGGAAAGGGGTATTCCCTCTTCAGACTCTCCAAGTGATTGAAAAGGAACTTGGCTTCACTCCTTTGGTAAATGGTTCATCTTCAGGAAACACAACATCTAGAATGGACACACTGTCACAGCGTCCACCACAAAGCATTCATGTAAACCCGAAGTATCTAGAGAAGCAGCGTCTTCAACAATCAAGCAGG GCGAAAGGTATGGTCAATGATATGGCTGGGACTTTGGCCAACTCAAAGGAGGAGTCTGAGAGGCCAGATAGAGGACGCAGCATAGCTGGACTGTCGTACGGAGATCATTCTGTTAAAATGAAT ACTCCTGGCATAGAAGTTAGAAGAACCAGGGGGAATGTTACTGATCAGGGGCTTGATGCACCTTGGTTTGGAGCTACAAGCAGCATTACTGAGACTATTCCCGGCCAGAGGAATGGTTTCAACATTAAGCCTGGATCTCTAAATTACTCAGCATCCAAATCTGTGAATGCTGATCCTCGTTTACAGGTAACACATAACATTTCTGGTAGAAACAGCAGTGGGTTGTCTAGCAGCTGGAAAAACTCTGAGGAGGAGGAGTTTATGTGGGAGATGCACTCTAGGTTGTCTGAACATGATGCAGCCAACTTCTCTAATAACTTGAGGAGAGATCGTTGGACTCCTGATGTTTCAGAAAAAATG GATTTTGAAAGTCAGCTCCACAGACCTCAAAGCATTCATGATGCGGGGTCAAGGTTTGATAGAGATACTTCTGCTGATGCATTATCCACTGAGCAGGACAAAACTTCATTTGGGCGTCAGATTTCTACTGCATGTACAGATGGTTTGCCTGCTATGAGTTCAAGACGTACTGAAAGCTATTCTGCTACTGTTGGTGGGTTGCCTACTGGTGCAAGTTCTTCCTTGACCAGTATAGGAATGCGACCACAAACAAATTCATCCCGTTTGGGAGCCTCAGGTGTCGAGATTTTGACGAATGTGGCATCAGGATCCACAGGTACTTCAGGAAAGCAGCGTTTTCAGCCCATGGGAACTGCATCACCTCCTGAACAGTCTCCTATGCGCCAACATTCACCTTCACCTTCTTTTCCTGCACGCCATCCCCATCAACAGCTACAGAAATTGACTGATCCAGACTATCAGCAAGCTGTTTCCCTGCTTCCGGCTGATCTGAAACCATCCAATTTTTCAGTGAAGTTAAATGTTGGGTCTCATAGACGCTCTCCTCATACTTCTGCTTCTTTGCATCCTAGCCTTCGTTCTCACCTTTCACAGCCTCCACAACCAGACTCTGTGCAGGCTGAACCTTCTGGTCAGACTCAGAAGCCTCTTCCGTCTCAAATCTCCAAAGTAGAAGCAGCCTCAACACTTGGAAGTGCATTGGAGCATTCCAATCCTCTTGCAATTCAATCTTCAGAATTATCAAGTACGAGTAATCTATTAGCTGCTGTAATGAAGTGTGGAATCCTCTCCAGCACTTCATTTACTGGCAGCCTTCCAACTAAGATTTCTCAAGATGGGGGGCAAATTTCTCAGCCTTCAGTCCCAAATCGGCCTCCTGCTGTTTTAACAACCTCAGGTTTGATGCTTGATAGTGCAATTTCATCTGGTTCTGCAACCCATGATTCAATAGCAGCTACACCAAATAGTTCCCGGGAAAAAGTAGAACAGCTGCCACTGCCTCCTGGACCACCACCTTCATCTCTTGTTAGTAATGCCCCATCACCAACTTCTGATGTTGAAAGCAAGGATACAAATCCTATATCCAACCTTCTGAGCTCATTAGTTGCCAAAGGTTTGATATCTGCGGCAAAGAAGGGTGCTGCATCTCTTCCAATGCCCATCCAAATACAAAAGAGCCCAGGAATTGAGAGGCCAACTGAATCACTGAACAAGAATTCAGACATTCAGAGTTCATCTGATGCTCCTCGATCCTCCACAATGGATGAGATACCACATGCTGAACCTGCTCCGAAATGTTCAGTTGCCTCACATCAGTTCACCTCAACAGAAGTAGAAAGCTTCATAGGATTAGAACTCAGGCCCGACGTAATCAGAGAATTTCATTCATCTGTGATCAGTGGATTGTTGGATGACCTTCCACATTGTTGCAGCCTATGTGGTCTTCGACTTAAGCTTCAGGGAAGGCTTGATAGACACTTAGAGTGGCATGAAATGAAGAAAACTGAATCAAGAGGTTCTGGTAGGGCATTGAGGGGATGGTACCCAAAGTTAGATGATTGGCTTGCTGGAAAGCCTGGGCAATTGGTATTTGGTTCCACTGGTTCTCTGAACAAGTTGGAAAAGACAACAGAAAAGGCTGAGCTTATGGTTCCTGCAGATGAAAATCAGTGTGCATGCTTGTTATGCGGCGAGCTATTTGAAGATTATTTTAGCCTGAACAGGGGTGAATGGATGTTTAAGGGAGCAGCATACTTGGCTATCCCATCAAAGGAGGGTGGGGTGGGAACTACTGATGGCTGTGCAGCCTACAGCCCCATTGTGCATGTAAATTGCATGTCAGAAAGTTCAGTTCTGGATTTGGGACTTTCTGGTGATATTAAAGTG GAAATGGAAGAATAA